The Candidatus Vicinibacter proximus sequence ATCCCTGCCCTTCAATTCCCGGTGGCGCTTTAGCCATTTTTATTTCGGCACTCATGATTTTTTATTTCAAAGGTTTCTGTTCTATTCTCTTTCCTCTCTGGTCTCCCATTTAAGTACCCCTTTAAAAATGACATAGTAAAAACCGGCCATCAACAGGGTTAAAAACACTAGGATTTCTGCAAATCCAAACCAGCCCAATTTCTTAAAATTAACCGCCCAGGGATACAAAAAAATGATCTCCACATCAAACAACACAAACAGGATGGCAGTCATAAAATACTTTACTGAGAAAGGACTCCTTGCGTTGCCTACACTGTCCAGACCACACTCAAAGGAATTGTCGTGCCGCACCCCACTAGATTTAGGACCCAACAGGTGAGTGGCCACCAGAACCACTACCACAAAAGCAGCTGCTACTAAAAACTGAAGGAGAATCGGCAGGTAATCAAAAGGCATGTGGTTCATAAGTCAATTGTTTGGCCAGATTTGGCGCAAATATAATCCGAAGACCTTAGAAAAGTGAAGGAAAATGGATAATGTATCCCAACTTTTAAAAAAATAATGAAATCCGTTCTTAGACCCTTCACTCTGGCTAAAACAACCTGTTAAACC is a genomic window containing:
- a CDS encoding NADH-quinone oxidoreductase subunit A; translated protein: MNHMPFDYLPILLQFLVAAAFVVVVLVATHLLGPKSSGVRHDNSFECGLDSVGNARSPFSVKYFMTAILFVLFDVEIIFLYPWAVNFKKLGWFGFAEILVFLTLLMAGFYYVIFKGVLKWETREERE